The following are encoded together in the Dysgonomonadaceae bacterium PH5-43 genome:
- a CDS encoding coenzyme F420-reducing hydrogenase beta subunit (product_source=COG1035; cog=COG1035; pfam=PF04432) has protein sequence MVLFTGTPCQTAALKKYIPYTLSKNLFLCDFVCHGVSSPIIWKEYLYFIEKEYDSKIVATNFRDKDKGWNTHFESFTFENNEKVYTLEFAKLFGRHFIMRPACNNCKYTNFNRHSDFTIGDLWYKGNSNINHDNLGASLLLINTHKGDELWAKIKNNFHYHYIEPDLLAQPNLKEPTKSHPATIYFWEDYKKLDFNRLLKKYTSDSLFYRIKH, from the coding sequence ATGGTTTTATTTACCGGTACGCCATGCCAAACTGCTGCTCTAAAAAAATACATTCCCTATACACTATCCAAAAATTTATTTTTGTGTGATTTTGTTTGTCATGGAGTATCAAGTCCTATTATCTGGAAAGAGTATTTATATTTTATAGAAAAAGAATATGACAGTAAAATAGTTGCAACTAATTTTAGAGACAAAGACAAGGGTTGGAACACCCATTTCGAATCTTTTACTTTTGAAAATAATGAAAAAGTATACACTCTTGAGTTTGCAAAACTATTTGGCCGACACTTTATTATGCGTCCAGCTTGCAATAACTGTAAATATACTAATTTCAATAGACATTCAGATTTTACAATAGGAGATTTATGGTATAAAGGAAATAGCAATATAAACCATGATAATCTAGGTGCCTCTCTATTATTAATCAACACACATAAAGGAGATGAATTATGGGCTAAAATAAAAAATAATTTTCATTATCATTATATAGAGCCTGATTTATTAGCTCAACCCAATCTAAAAGAACCTACAAAATCTCACCCCGCAACTATATATTTTTGGGAAGATTACAAAAAATTAGATTTTAACAGATTATTAAAAAAATACACAAGCGATAGTTTATTTTACAGAATCAAACACTAG